DNA from Xiphias gladius isolate SHS-SW01 ecotype Sanya breed wild chromosome 9, ASM1685928v1, whole genome shotgun sequence:
TTGCACAgaaaatggctgacttcctgttggttTTAGGGTATGGCTCCAAGAGGCTTTATTGTAAGTCTTGGGATGTTACATGTGGCTACTGAATTTCATACATGTAGGTGAAATGTACTGCGAGGGCTACTTCGTTTAAATTTTGTAGGGGGCATTTTGCTAAAACCAATTCTGAGACCCATATCACATATCAGTTTCCTTGCACCTGTCGGTGCTCAGGCcttactactattattattattatttttattattaattatcattattatcattaatgagactaataatggGGGCAGTAGGgggtttacagtcacagatctctacagctctggaggcagaaatacctgcacaAAATATAATCACACTTATAAAATGTGTCCATGCACGCAAATTTCCCTTTATAAATCACAATCagcttaaaaatgtttgcactACACTCTCACAATCAACTGTAAATAGTCAATGCAGTAACCTTATCGAAATTGATATACATATTGTTCTTGTGAAGTTGGACAGCAGtgtaacaaaacaaagtttcaGAGGTTGATGACAGCAGCACCTGTTAATACAGTCAGTTCAACAAATAGCACAATTCCCGAAAATATACAAAGTAGACGGACAAGCCTTAAATGCTTTACTACACACCATCAGAGAGACCAAGCATCCCTAAGATTTGAGTTGgcctgcattttttaaaatagagaGCTGCTTACAGAATTACAAGTGTCTTACTAGGACACGATATAACAAAGCTGGCCTGAATGTCTGTGACAAAATGGAGATATTATTAACATCTGATGTGAAAAGGAATGTGTGACAAACGTTCATAGTAAAAGCTTGCTTTAATTCATTAGTGGGCTATGGATTGTGCCCCATCATTTACACTGAAATTGCTCTTAGACAGAATCACTTTGCAGCCAGTATGGCCAAGGGGTAAAATGACAGCAACCAATGGTTCAATGTGCATATGAGCGTGCGAGTATTAGATAGGCTTGAAAAATGTTAACCCATCCTTTCACTTCATAAGCACAACGTTATTAtgactgatagaaatgatggccaaaactatgagATTAAGACTTACGTGGTGATAGCATGGATGGACTAGGTAATCTAAAACAATGTAATATACACTCAGGTGCCTCCTTCATGAGGGAGGATCTATAGCAGGATTGATGTATTAGACTGAATGAGTTTTAGCtgatgtacctaataaactggcatcTCAGTGTAGGTTTCAAGAGTTTATCTATGTAAAGTGTCTTTGGCTGCCTTTAAAAGCACtttgtaaataacatttattacatcgtaattattatcatcatcatcattattattgttgttgtagtATAGGTTTTAGACCCTGACAGGAATTATATTCTGGGGCAAGcatgaaagggtttttttggcTAAGTATAAAGtatcatatttatattataaaggaaatttaaagacaaataatCCAGCTAAAGGCATTTTATATCCAAAGAAGCTGATATTGCCATTGAAAAATCCAACCCACAGGCTAGGTGCCACTGGAATAAAATAAGGATGAAGGTTTACTGCATACCAGAGCTGGCTCTCGATCCACTGGGCCAGGTAGTGTCGCACCTCAATTGGGAAGTGCTGGCCGTACAGCGCCTGCATTTGGTGCAATGCCTCACCCTGCAGCTGCTGGGCCTGGATCCACATTGCCATGGTGCTCCTGTGGAAGCAGGAGGATGGCAGGAAAAGAAGCCAGGGACAggatgagggagaggggaaaggaACAGTGAACAAGAGTGGTAATGATCAGAgggaatacattttttacagagGAGTTAAAGAGAGTAAAGTTGATAAGAAGATGATGGGCAAGGAGATACAGAGAGCAGAACAGGAGGAAAGCGTTATCACAGTGTTTTATTGAGAATAGGAATGGCTGTCAAAAGCCACAAATACAAACCAATACCTGTCAAACTGGTGAGCAGTTCCAAAGGGGTGCAAGTGTTCTTACTGATCTCTTTAGATCACTTTAGATTAAGTCCCAAAACTGTTCCTGATACAGTGCACTTCCCACAATTCAGCTTCAGATCATTTGTTAGAAACCTCCTCTTCCATTTGGCACACTGATTCAATAATCTCTCTTCCGGACGACAAAACTAATTTAACCACACACTCAGGCATATCATTAATGATCACTTTACTGAACACAGAATTCTACTATGAACATATTGGTACTACGATTATATGTCTATGTACTCAACTGCAGTAACAGCACTACCTTCCACCTCCAATGCTTAAATTTACTAAACTAAATAACAAATTGCTCGGTGAAACGTTTAGCTACATGCTAAATTTGGTCAAGCAAACTACTgattcaaaaacacaatgacgtttaaaaaaaaaaaaaaaaaaaaaaaaggatgtaacTTAGCCGTAAAAAGTCATATTAAAAGCTGATCACTAGTGGTCCATTTAGTCATCTGTATGATTTTTGGTAACGTATCGCCTTCTCGGGCTACACAAGAGAGCAGAACGCATCGGTCTGCAGCAAGGAAGCTTGAGCTCCTTACAACTTTGAGAGCTAgcttagcttgctaacattacTGTACAAAGAGATTGGCTCGTTGGCAAACAGAGGTTATATGAACAAACTTGCAAATAGCGACCTTTGAGTTTTGCTGAACAGATGTACAAATGCTGAGTGGGAAGGTGGTGAATTTAACTTACTTTTATTACTCTGGTAGGGCAAGACAGCataacgttagctagctagcgGAGGAGAGCTACCCTACTAGCTAGCATAGTACGAAAGCTCACTGAGACGATACAACGCTCGACTAAAACTTCACTTTCATGCTCCAGAAGTAGTTAACAGCCATGTCTTTAACTCACCTTTTAAGAGACTACAGCACACCTTACAGCAAAACCATAGGCAAGCAGcggacagcacacacacacacacacaacttttaACCCTCAAGCAGATTAGTTGACATACTTGTCACATCGCCAACTTCTTTAACGCCTTCTGGTTTCTGGTAAGGCAGCTGTTGTTGACCAGCATCAAGTCAAGAAGGAATATCAATATCAGCTTCcgattttaaatttcaaactaaaaagCTTGTTAAACCACAATGATATGACTAATATCAGTTTAAAAGACGGTGATTTTTGTTGTAGTTCCTCTGTATATAATaggctacataaataaaatgtgggaAGTTCGATGTTCTTTTCGCCCAATGATTGAAACAAtaattttatggttttaaaTAAGGTACGGAAGCCCTCCATATCCGGTTGTATGCATGCTAACTTCAGATAACTTGGTTCAGTACTGCCAGCTCTCGTATTTCCGCTAAGAGTCCCATCTACAGCCCGCACCCAGCTGTatgtcaaaaacagaaatctgtgtgtgctggtgtttaAATGTAGAATATTATTAATGTGTACTAATACAGCTAATGAGCTTTTGTGAGTCCGTGATAACaaatcagaaagaaagaagttaagatttcagatgaaaaaagatatgaaaaaaattgactaaaaaataaaataaaaagtaaggaatttttttaaattgattttttgtattattcatattattgtTCTAAttttatatgtttgtatttatgtatatgttgCTCTGCTTTCCATTGTTGTGCCTTGGGTTGTAGCatgtaacattaaataaaaacacagtaactgtgaaccaaatagtttttattaattaaatcatTAGTGGTTAAGAAATGAAACGTTGAACATTATACAGGAATCagttaatgacaaaacaaaagcaaggaCACAGTTAAGTGTGAACTACATTTTGTGTTCCATTGACAAAGGCCTCAGCATAGTTGCATATTGTTACTGATTTGACAGACATGGCATTGTTAATCCACTTTGAAGGACTGAACCCTAAACCACCAAATGTATCTACCACAACTGCACATCAAAAAAGCTACTATATTTTATCCTTGCTAACATGAAAGAGTTCCAGTCTCCTCTGTTGCACTGCGGAATCTTTGCAAACATCAAAATTATTTGGCCCAAACAGCTGTTCTAAATGCTGAAGTAGTGCAGGCAACAGAAGGCAAGAGGCTCTCtggtaaataaaatcaaaatgcattgTGATCTGCATTGGCAGTGATTCACATTatatacaaaaaattaaaacaaataaaactgtgatTTGTCTGAGCTAGAAATTAAACTTTGACCATACAGTTACTATGGCACCCTGGTAAACCTTTGCATCAGTTATGTAAAAGTTTATATTCTCTGATTTTGTCTAGGATCTGTCTCTGCATTAGCCCTTTGATAGACTTCTGATATGTCCAGGACGTGCGCCCCTTCACCCCAAAGAATGCCAAGATAGGCTCCAGTCCCTAATACCCTGACCAGGAAAGTTTGGAAAATGAATTGGTGGATGGACGTTTATCTTGAATATGCTAGAAGAAATGCGGTCAGAGCAGATTTTtcaagaatgaaaaacattatttcttgAATTCATTCTTGCAAGGCACTCATAAAATACCACCAATAGtggtgaaaatataaaacaggtTTTTACATCTTGTTACAAATGAGTAAATGTGGACAACTGAGAAAACCTGTGTGGCTATATTTAAACTAAACGGTAATTTGAAAGAGAACAGTTGGAGGCTCTGCTGAAATGCACTTTTAATCTGCAACAGAGAAAATTATAGTGAGATGACTGGACACTAGGGGTCACTGTCAGACAACAGCAATAACACATACTTGCTTTGAAACTTAGTCCCGTGACTACACAGGTCCTTAAAGTACAGTCCAAACTGATTCTACTGGAGGTTTGTTAGATTTGCTTAAAGTATTGGTCCTTATCTCAGTTTATTTAcgaaacacataaacacataacattgttttttaacaggAAAATTCCCATGAGAAAATAATCGAAAGTGAATACCATTGGTAAGTGAAATGTAATGGACCTATGAATGAGCTGTCTCTATCTTATGTGTGGCAGACCTTCATTTTCATGGTTGTGGGTTATTCTTTGGGAACACTGGcagtaaaatgttatataataGTACTGCATGATACAAAGTGCGTTGAAAATACAGCAATTAGGCTGCATTCTGTCGGTAATCAAAAGGAGATGACATCAGCCTAGTGTAAAGTGTGATTACATACAAAATCATACACAAATACTTAACTGTGAGCTTATGAAAACCTAGAAATTACAACTGAATCACTTTGCTTCTAAATAATGAGTACATTAAAGAGAGTAAGATAACACCTCAATATTTAAACAACTAAACAACAATGGGGGTGGAAAAATTGTTTTGCATGTCTGATATGTAATATTTCTAAAAACTCAAGGATCTTCTGGATAAGCATGAATATGTACTCTGTGTTTATGAATAATTTGGCCAATTGGAATCTGTATTTTAACTATCCATGACAGCTGAACTGAAATTCAATGGACAGGAGATAAGTCATTTCCATGTACTCATTCCACTAGTTGTGACTGGTTAGTGTAGtgtcttgatttaaaaaatgaaacaagaaagtAAATGCTGACAAGTTACACTTTCTTACAAAGGGAATGGTGGTGTCCTCTCCTAATGATCTCTTAATTATGTCAGTTCTGCTATTTCCTCTTCCCATTTTCTTCATCTTATTTCAATTAGTGACCATCTACATATTCCAAAAAGAAATAGATTCTAAACAACCCCTGAAGTACTTTTGCAAAATATGGgaagattttcatgaaaatctttaaATTACTATTTTTAAGCACACAGCCTGTagtcaaataaagtaaaacctACACTGTTAtatgaaaattgtatttttttccaacttgGGTCTTGTTTTTGTAGTATTGGCCATCATTCCTATTGGTAATAAGGACATTGTCTTGACCAAGTTAACTGCTGAGACCTGGGATTACGACAACCCATGGTTAGATTGCTATTTGGCACCAGGGGAAATTTACTACAAATCACCTACTGATTCCCTGTTCCTACCACTCTCTGTGCACTGTGTACAGTTTTTCTAAGATAGAATACTACCTGGCCCTAGCTTTGCTATTTAgtattttttggccacttaaaAGCACAACAAGCtataaaaaacaatgacatattatcaccCTATAAAGTTGATATTGTGAATGagtcagcaaacagttgcttatatAAACATCAAGGTaacatgaagcaacattatcAATCATTTTGAGTTGTATTTGTGTCCACCAGGCAAAAGTAAGCCCGATATTCATccttcttttagctctgttctgGTCTCCACCAAATCCTGAGGAATAATATGTGCCCCTTTACTGCTAAATGTTCTACTTTCTTCACCAGATAGTTGATAACTTTGACTGTTCTATTGAACTTGTAGCAATGTCCCCATGCTCCCAGATCTCAacaattactttggtgagtgCGAAGTTATTATACGTGATAAGAATAACGGCCAAAATAATCTAAATAAGACCCAACCTGTTATCAACCGTAATAACTTTTCAGCAATCTTCTACATCCTGCcaatttattcagtttttacagAGGAGACAGGGCCGGTGCAAAGGATTTTGTTAGGATCTTAGCAAATTCctcattatttttctattcgctgtctctatctctctcttcattctcCTGCAGGGCATCATGgctgtcctcctcttcatcctcctcatcctcttcttcatcccCATCTCCATTCATCATCTCCATTTCAACCTCCACTGTGCCCTCCTCAAGCACCCCATCTACCCCACTGAAGGGTTCAGCATCCTGGGACACTTCCACCATCTCAGTGCCTTGGACCACCTCAATAGCGCCCTCGCGGATTTTCTTGACATGGAAGGTGAAGGGGGGCACCTTGTAAATGGCAGTCTTGGATCGGGCATAAACAACATGGTCTGGTGTGAAGGACTTCTTCATCTTGTCACGGGATGTCTGAATCTTCTGCTTGCGCTCAGGGTTGACAGTCATGCGTGTTCCAAGCTTTCCCATCTTCTTCTCAATGTTGTGACGTGTCTTCTCCAGGTTCTCCCTAGTCTTCTGCTTGGTCTTCTCTAAATTCTCCTTGGTTTTCTGCCTGGTCTTTTCCaggttttcttttgtcttctgcCTCGTCTTCTCCAGGTTCTCCTTGGTTTTTTGTCTGGTCTTCTCCAGGTTTTCTTTGGTCTTTGCCCTGGTCTTATCCATCTTCTCCCTTGAGAAGACTGTCTTCAGGGTTTGTACACGCTGCAGGCTGCTGCGCTTGATGCGTTCAGCGCGAGTCTCCTCAATGGTCTCCTCAATCTCCACACCCTCCTCATCTGATGAGAGGTCTACATGGGGTTTGTCtgccttctcttcttctcctccctcctctccaggCTCTTCAACAGCTTCCTTAAGCTCTAGCAAGCTGCCTCCTCTACTTCCTGAGACAGACTCAGAAACTTTCATGGATTTAGAAATGCTGAGTTTTGAGGGAACCTTCACTTCATCCTGTGGAGAAGagaacaatacatttttaatgcatgtttAATGTGATTGGTAGACGTTTTTCAAAGTTCAGGTAGCAAGTAGAAGAATACCTTGATGAAATTAGTTTTACACATTAAATTATGGTCCAGGGTCGCCAGGTAAAATGTGTA
Protein-coding regions in this window:
- the cavin1b gene encoding caveolae-associated protein 1b; the encoded protein is MAAMEALESSSTQLEPQTLTEISDDEVNFPPSDDEDDALAAAKTEQVTMGTEEGAVEDKDEVLRLDPQVNGVMVLSLLDKIIGAVDQIQQTQSGLEARQQEMERSVTSIQGELTKLAKSHSTTSNSVNKMMEKVRKVSVNVKTVRATLEKQGGQIKKLENNEAELLKRRNFKVMIYQDEVKVPSKLSISKSMKVSESVSGSRGGSLLELKEAVEEPGEEGGEEEKADKPHVDLSSDEEGVEIEETIEETRAERIKRSSLQRVQTLKTVFSREKMDKTRAKTKENLEKTRQKTKENLEKTRQKTKENLEKTRQKTKENLEKTKQKTRENLEKTRHNIEKKMGKLGTRMTVNPERKQKIQTSRDKMKKSFTPDHVVYARSKTAIYKVPPFTFHVKKIREGAIEVVQGTEMVEVSQDAEPFSGVDGVLEEGTVEVEMEMMNGDGDEEEDEEDEEEDSHDALQENEERDRDSE